The Streptomyces halobius genomic interval GACCCGCAGGTGAGATTCCTGCGGGCCACCCCGACCAACAGCGTGGCGGCCAAGACGCCAAGAGCCGCTGTGCACACGCCTGACCCGGCCGGCCTCGATGGCGCCACTCACGTTCCTGGGGGGAGTGGTCAGCGTGTGTGCTGGCAGCCGGTCTGAGGGCGGCGAGCGGCCGGTGCGGCGCATGGAGGTACGGTGCTGGTCAGATCGGGGCAGGCGCGACGTCCTCGTTGACATCGACGGCGTCGGGTTCTTGGGCTTCGATGCCGCTTTCAGGTTCGGGTGCGGGGCGGGAGTAGAAGACGCTCCTACCTTGCTTGCTGCGGTGTGCCAGGCTCTTGGCGACGAGTGAGTTTTCCAGGGTGTTGCGTACGGCGGTCTCGGGCGCAGCGTGTTCTGGGTGTTCCTGTGCTAGCAGCTTCGTCAGCTCCGAGACCGTGCGTGGCTGTTCGTTGAGTAGCCCGAGGATGCGGTCGGCGCGAGTGGGGCTCTTCTGCCGTCCTTTGCCCTTGACTTGCTTGGCCTTTCGCGGCTTCTTCGCGCTTCCTGCTGCCGCGGCCTTCTTCGTCGGCCGGGCAGCTTCCGGGCGTCGTGCGCGAGGCACGGTCGGCTTCGTCACTTCGATGTCGGCCTCCGAGGACTGTGGTGTGGCGGTTTCGTCCAGGGGTCCGGTTCCGAGGTGGTGCTGGAGCTCCTCCAGCTTTGCCTTGAGCTTCTGCAGATCGTCGATCTCTTTCGCGATGCTCTTCAGCTTGGCAGCCACCTGCGCAGCGAATTCCGAGTCTGACATGGCACAGCCTGCTCTCTACGCCTGATCGATCTGTGGTTGGCTGGATGTTACTCTTCCTTCTCCGAAATTAACCCAACTCTCCTCCAACCCCATCGCCGGGCACATGCCATATGCGTTCGGGTCTCCACCCGAAGGGGACCACCAGCATGGGGGCGTTCAGGGGATCCGCAGCACGGTCTGTTCCTTCCAAGGAAGGGATGAAACGCGTCATTGCTGGAGATGCCCCACGGTTCCGCGCCCTGCGAATCGATGAGTCGGCGTGCCAGTAGCGGGCTGCCGCCGGAACCTGGGAGCGCATGTTCACGGCTCTGATGGCCCAGTGAAGTTCCCCCGGTGAGCTGGGCACCTGGACACTGGGACGAGTGAGCCCAGGGAAAGCAGTGCCAGGTGGGAAGTAACTACAAGAAGCGGTATACGGCGGAGTTCAAGCGGGACGCGATCGCGCTCGTCGACTCGTCCGGGAAGACGGTGACCGAGGTCGCCCGGGAGCTGGGGGTCAGCCCGGAGTCGCTGCGCGGCTGGTACCGGCAGGCCAGGATCGACCGGGGTCAGGGCCAGGCCGGCGAGCTGACCAGCGATGAGCGTGAAGAGCTCAAGCGGCTGCTCAAGCTCGCCGCCGAGCAGGCCCGGACGATCGAGGTCCTGCGAAAAGCGACGGTCTTCTTCGCGAAGGAGAGCGATCGGTGAACGAGGTGTACGCGTTCATCGAGGCGGAGAAGACCACCCACCCGGTCGCTTTCCTGTGCCAGCTGCTGAAGGTGGCCCGCTCCTCCTTCTACGCCTGGCAGGCCGCGGCCAAGGCCCGCGCGGCCCGGGAAGCCGCCGACGACGCCCTCGCTCACGAGATCACCATGCTCCACATCGCCTCGAAAGGCACCTACGGTGCCCCGCGCATCCACGCCGAACTGCGGCGCCTGGGCAAGCGGGTGAACCGCAAGCGCATTGAACGGGTCATGCGTGAGCGGGGCATTGCCGGCCACACCCGCCGCAGGCGCCGCGGCCTCACGAGGCAGGCAAAGAGGGCTGTGCCCGCTGCGGACCTGATCGGCCGCGACTTCACCGCGCACGCGCCCGGCACGAAACTTGTCGGCGACATCACGTACATCACCACCGGCGAGGGCTGGCTCTATCTCGCTTCCTGGCTTGATCTGGCCACCCGCGAGGTCGTCGGCTACTCGATGGCCGACCACCACCGGGCCACGCTCGTGGTCGATGCACTCAAGATGGCCGCCGGACGCGGCCGCCTGAAGCCCGGATGCATCACACATTCGGACCGCGGCAGCGAATACACCTCAGATGAACTGTGCCGTGAGATACGCCAGTTGAATCTGAGGCAGAGTATGGGAAGAACGGGTTCCTGTTACGATAATGCCGCGGCCGAGAGTTTCTTCGCCGTGCTGAAAGAGGAGATCGGAACCCGTTTCTGGCCCGACCGGGCCACCGCCCGCGCGGAAATCTTCTCCTTCATCGAGACCTTCTATAACCGCCGCCGGCTGCGCAAGCACCCCGAGTGGGGCTACCTCACTCCCCTGGAGATACGGCAGCGGCACGAGCAAGGTCACGTCCTCGCAGCGTAAGGATCGAGTGTCCAAGATCGCGGGGGAACTTCACATCCTGGTGACCGGCTCGCCATAGGTAGTGGATCTGCCCGTTGATCTTGATGAAGACCTCGTCCAGGTACCACTTGTCGCCCGGCCTGGGGCGGCGCAGGCGCAGCCCGTTCGCATATGTTTGCCCGAACTTGGCGCACCAGCGTCGGATCGTCTCGTACGAGACGACCACGCCTCGCTCCAGCATCAGCTCCTTGACCTCACGGAACGAGAGCGGGAAGCGGAAGTACAGCCACACGCAGTGGGAGATGACCTCGACCGGGTAACGGTGTCCCGTGTACGACGGTGACACCACGGTCTCCACAAGCCGGCTCCCCAAGACGGTCGACGCGAAGATCATCTCACGGGCCCCGCCGCCAACGTGACAGTGCCTTCGGCGGCCACAACACCGTCCTTGCCTTCCGCTGCGCCTGAACGGCCGAACCCGCTCCCGCTGACGCGCGGGGGGATATCGATATACCCTATGCGAGTCCTTCCGCAAGGCTCTACGGCATCTTCGGGAGCGCTGCTGCCGCGCGTCCAGGGGAAACAACGCCGCAGAACGCACGGCGGGTTGGCTACGGATCAACTCAAAGACGCATCTTCCGCAGCCGGCCACAAATGCCCTCAGGCGCCCTCCGGATGAACGGGCGGGCAGCAGAAGGGCATCGAAGTGGCCTCCAGGTATACGCATCCGCGTGCGGAGGGAATCGCGAACCACGCTTTCCGAAGGTTCCCACTTGGGACCGCATGCGCCAAATACGTCACAGTCTTTTCAGGCGTCCCCAGGTCAACAAAATCCATCAGCTTGGGCAATGATCACCGAACGGGCAGGTGGCAGGAAAGGTCTCTCGTCAGGCAACTCTCCAACTTCAGACCCTCATTGCGAGGCATCTTCAACACTGGATCAGTGTGCCAGATTCTTTTCATTCCACAGCAGGAGCTTCTCGAAAATACGCTCTACGCGCTTAATCCTTGTGGAAACGTTCACGGAGTGGTCACCCTAGAAGAGGTGCATGCGTCACCTCACTATGGCGGCATCGATCAGTGGCTGCGAGGAGCTCGAACTCGCGTCCACCTCAGAACTCTCATTCCTCGATTCCAGCAGGGCGGGTTCGATCAGCTCTTGGAGTCACCAGCACCAGGAGAGTGATATGCCATCCGAAGAGATGATCCAGAGTGGCGCGCTGGAGAATGCCACTGAGTCGAAGAAATCAATGCGCCCGTGGCAGCGTCGACTGACCTGCCTGAGTGTCTATGGGCTGTTCACGGCCGTGGCCGGTATGGCAGTCCTGGCCGCACCGCAGGTGCCCCGGCCACGTCGTCGCAGTCATCGTTCAGCACGTCGGCCGCCTCCATCACGTGCGTCCATGGCATGGGTAGCGTCGCGGTCACTGAGGACCCAGGGGAAGAAGGCAAGTCCGTCAAGTATGCGGGACCGGAAACTGTACGGTCTCAGGCACAGAAACCGGCAAGGCCACCGGTGACGTCCAGTTCACCATCGCGCGGAACAACTGTGTCAAAGCGACGACCACCGTGACCCGGGACAATCAAGTGGCCGTCCGGGGCGACCAGCACGGTAGAGGTCACGATGGTGTGGACGGCCACGGCCAACAAGGGCATCACCGCCAACATCAGCAGCGGTTCCATCGCCAGCGGTGCCTACGCAGGTGCCGTGGCGGCCGGAACCGGGGCAGCGCCCAAGCAGCTCCGGCTCAACTGTGTGAGCAAGGGACGTTTGACGGTGCCACCGCCACGTTCAGGGGGCAGGTGACCGGGGCCTGACACCCACCATGCGGTGTGTGCCGGAGGGAGTCGGCACGCCCACGTCCGGCACACGCCGTAACGCCCGCTCCGCCAACCGAACCGGCGACGTTGTTTTTTCGGCTGTGATACGGAGCGCTCTGGACAGACGAAGACGCTGCGCGTCCAGGGGCCCGGCTTCCCTGTCCGGGACGGCGTTACCGTCTGCCGCCGTCGCTGGGGGCTGAGGTTGAGGCGGTCGAATGGGCGGCGGGGCTCGCCGTCCGATCCTGAATACGGTTTGTGCAGCTTGTCTCAAGGTAGGTGACGGTGTGTCGAGTACTGTCTCGTCGGCGATGGGGCCGTGTCCAGGCGTTGAGCCGCGGCGGACGTGTTGTGGCGCAGCCGACGAAGCAGGTTGAGAGGGCGGTGTGCTCGTCGTCGAAGGCCCTGTGTCCCTTCGGGCCAGCCAGTACGCCGTAGTGCGTGCAGGGGTGCTCTGACCAGCGGGAGGGCGGCCCTCCTCTTCCCAGCTGCGCTCGATCGGGGCTCGGCTCTTTTGTGAGAGGGCAGTGCCGGATGACCGTGAGGAGCTGGTTCTCCGCGCTTCGCCCCTTTGCGCGGTGTTGCTGTGCTGTGTGGCTCCGCAGAGTCCGCGGGGCCTACGGATGCCGGTCGTGTTGGGCAGGGAGCCGGGGAGGTCGGGATGTTCGCGAGGCTTGGCCGCATTGTTGCTCGCCGCGCGTGGGCCGTTGTTCTGGTGTCGCTGACGGTGGCTGGAGTGGCTCTGTTCGCGGCTTCGGGCGTGGGCGATCGGTTGAGTTACGGGGGGTTCATCCCCTCTGATGCGGAATCGAACCGTGCGGCTGTCGCGGTGCGGGAACGTATCGGGCGGGGTGGGGCGGACGTGGTGGTCCTGTACCGACATCAGCGCCGCACCGTTGATGACCCGGCCTTCCGCCGTGCTGTGGAGGAGTCGCTGTCGGCGGTCCCGGCCGGGGCCGGCGTCTCCACGATGACGTATTGGTCCCGTGAGTTGCCTCTGCTCGTCTCCCGTGACCGGCACGCCACCGCGGTCGCGGTGATGCTGGCCGGGTCGGACGACACCCAACGGGCGCACAGCTACCAGCGGTTCCGCAGCGCCCTGCGGGCTGACGGCTATCAGCTCCAGTACGCCGGCCCCACTGCCCTCGTTGACGAAGTCTCCCAGCGGGGCTTGAGCGATCTCGAGAAGGCCAAGTTCATCGGGTTCCCTGCCGTTCTGCTCCTCCTCGTCATGGTCTTCCGCAGTCCCGTGGCCGCCGTGTTGCCGGTCGTCATCGGCGGACTGAGCATCGGCATTACCCTGGGGTGCCTGGTGCTGCTGCGGGACGTGGTGGAGACCTCGTTCACCACGTTGATCGCGGTGACAACTCTTGGCCTGGCACTGGACGTGGATGCCGCCCTGTTCGTCGTCGGCCGGTTCCGTGAGGAGCTCGCCCGACGCGCCACCGTGCCCGATGCCGTGGAAACCACCTGTGCCACCGCCGGGCGCACGGTGTTCCTCTCCGGTGTCACCATGTGTGGCATCGCAGGAGGGGTCTTCTTCTTCCCCATCGACGCCCTGCGCGCGTTCGGCGTGGGGGCAGCTCTCGTCATCGCGGTGAGCGTCGTGCTGAACGTCACCGCGCTGCCCGCGGCGCTGTTCCTTCTCGGCCATCGGATCAACTCCATGAGAGTGCCCTGGTCCCGGCCGGGCGAGGCCAGGGCCGGTGGCGGATGGGCCCGGCTGGCCCGGTCGGTGATGAACAGACCGGGCCACTACCTGGTCGGAGTGCTGCTCGTCCTGGCGGCGCTGACCGCACCGTTCTTCCACATCGTCCTGGGCGTCCCGGACCAGCGGGCGCTACCTGCCGACGCATCGGCCCGGATGGCCACCGACAGCCTGCAGCACGACTTCCCGGTCAACGGTCTGAACGCCATCCAGGTGGCGGTGACCGTGCCGGAGCGGCTGGACACACCTGCCGGACAACGGTCCCTGACAGCCTGGGCCAGTAGGGTCGTGGCCCTGCCTGACATCGGCGGCGGCCTCATCGCCGCCAAGTCCCAGCACAGCGCCGTGGTGTACTTCGACAGCTCCGGCAACCTCGACGCCGCCGGCACGCGCGCGCTCGTGCGGGACATCCGCGCACTGCCGCCCCCGGGCAAGGGGAAAGGCGAGGTCCTGGTAGGCGGAGTGGCTGCCATGGCCCTGGACACGCTTGAGATGCTGAACCGCCGCCTTCCCTGGGCACTGCTCTACATCACGGCCTTCACCTTCGTCTTCCTTCTGGTGGCACTGCGGTCCATCGTCCTGCCCCTCAAGGCGCTCGTCATCGGCGCCTTGTCCATGAGCGCGTCGTTCGGCGCACTGGTGTGGATCTTCCAGGACGGCCATCTGCTGTGGCTCGTCAACGGCTCCCGCACGGGGTACGTCGATGTCGTTCAGCCGATTGTCCTGCTTCTGCTGTTGGCCGGGGTCTCGATGGATTACGAGTTCTTCCTGCTGTCACGTATCCGCGAACACTACGACGCCTCCGGGGACAACACCGCCGCAGTGGCACAGGGGCTCCAGCAGTCCGGACCGGTCGTCTCAGTAGCGGCCCTGGTGGTACTGGTGGTCTCGGCAATCTTCGCAAGCAACGGCGTCACCACAGTGAAGCAAGTGTGCGTCGGGATGTTCATCGCCATCGCTCTGGAGGCCACCTTGATCAGGGCATTGCTCGTGCCGGCAGTGATGAGACTGCTCGGCCGAGCCAACTGGTGGCTGCCCGGGGCCCGAAAATCACGGTCCCAGGCACTGAGCGGTCCAAGCGGGCCCACGTCCTGAGTGCGAAAGGGCCGGCGCCCAGGAGCATCGCACGGCCTCCTCGGCGACAGGTCGGAGCTGGTCCACAGTGTCGGCGAGCGGCAGGTTGAGGTGCCGTCCCACGAGGGCGCACTGGCAAGTCACCCGTATGCCGTGCTGGTCGGGCCGTTTGTCCCCGGTACCCGTCTCGGCGGACCTTCGCGTGCGCCGTGAGCAGGCTCAGTGGTGCGGCCTCGATGAGCACCTCAGTTTACGTATTGTGGCTGGTTGGGGACCAGGCGGGCGTCCGTGGTATCTGCGAGCCCCGGCGCCACCGATGTAAAGCTCACCGTTAGCGCCGATCGGCAGCGGGCGGAGAGCCTCGTCGAGCACATACAGTCGTGCACCCGGTATCGGGCAGCTGATGGAGACGGCCCCGGAGTGTCGAATCGCGCGTAATCAAGCTATGCAAGGCCCTCATGGACCTCGGTGCCGCGGGCAGCCTGGGCCGAAACCCACCCACACCGCTCAGAAGCCAATGACTGCCGGCCAGCACCCGCGCGTTGCCGCGCAGGCTGTACCCGGCCGCCTTCAGCAGGGCCGCGACGGTATCGCGGCCCACCTTCCTGCCCTGGATAGCGAGCTCGTCCACGAGACGGCGCAGCGACTTCGTCGTCCACGTCAGCGGCCTCATCGGATCACCCTGCGTACTGTCCTCGACCAGCTCCAGCAAGGCCGGCACCAGCCCCGGGTCCTTCTCCGCCAGGGCCGAGCGGCCGGCCCCCGGACGCCGTAGCCGCCCGCCCGGCTCCTCGTCCGCGTCGAGTTCGGCCAGGCCGCGGCTGACACAGCCCTTCGAGACCCCCGCGGCCCGCGCCACCGCGGCGATCCCACCATGCCCCAGCTGCCGGGCCTCCGCGCCGTACAGGATCCGGCGCTGCCGCTCGTTCAGATACGGCGTCACCGCCTCGAACTTCGCCCGTAACGAATCCATCGATCCATCAAAGCGCCCCATGCCACATCAACGAGCCCAACTGCCGCAAGCAAGGGCTGGCGCCACCGCTAGCAGGAACCCGACGTTTTCCCAGGTGCTGGCGCACCGAAGTCCGCCCGTGGCATCGGCACCGGCCCGACCGGCAAGCACCGAGCAGATCCTGTATAGGACCCCACCCCATCGCCCACCGGGCGGACGCCGCGCGTGATCGGCGTCGACGACTTCGCTCTGCGCCGGCGTCACCGCTATGCCACCGTGGTGATCGACGCCGAGACCCATGAGCGGATCGACGTGCTGCCCGACCGCACGGCCGACAGCCTGGAGGCGTGGCTGCGCGAGCATCCGGGCATCGAGGTCGTGTGTCGTGACGGCTCGGCGACCTATGCCGAGGCCATCCGCCGCGCCCTGCCCGACGCAGTGCAGGTCGCGGACAGGTGGCATCTGTGGCGCAATCTGTGCGAGGCCGCCCTGAGCGAGGTCAAGGCCCACAGCACCTGCTGGGCCACCGTCCTGGACACGCCCCTCTACGACGGGCCCCGCGCACAGACCACCCTGGAACGCTGGCACCAGGTCCACGGCCTGCTCGACCAGGGCGTGGGCCTGCTCGAATGCGCCCGTCGTCTCCAACTCGCCCTGAACACCGTCAAACGCTACGCCCGCGCCGACCGGCCCGAGCGCATGCTCCGCGTCCCCAAATACCGCGCCAGCCTCGTCGACCCCTACCGCGAGCACCTGCGCAAACGCCGGGCCGAGGACCCCGCCGTCCCCGTCAAGCACCTCTTCGAAGAGATCAAGGCCCTCGGCTTCACCGGCTGCCTCAACCTCCTGCACAAGTACATCAACCAAGGCCGCGCGGACGCCGACCGCAGCCATATCTCCCCGCGCCGGCTCGCCCGGATGATCCTCACCAGGCCCGACAACCTCAAGACCGAACAGCGCGACCTTCTGGCCCGTCTGACCGCCGCCTGCCCCGAAATGACCCAACTGGCCTCCACTATCAGGGGATTTGTCGAACTCTTGACGCCTTGCGCCGGAAATGCCGACAGGCTCTCGCGCTGGATCGCCCAGGTCCGCGCAGCCGACCTGCCCCATCTGCACGCCTTCACCCGGGGTCTGGACAAAGACCGCGACGCCGTGATCGCCGCGCTCACGCTTCCGTACAGCAACGGCCCCACCGAAGGTGTCAATACCAAGACCAAGCGGATCGCGCGCCAGATGCACGGACGAGCAGGCTTCACCCTCCTCCGCCACCGAATTCTCCTCGGATAGCAACACTGTCCGTCACCACCGAATGTGAGACAGGGCCGTTAAATGACACACCCGCCAGCAGCGCCATGCCGAGCTGCAGGGCCTGATCAGTGGCTACTTGGGGTGAGAGCGAAGCGGAGAGAGGTGTGGTTGATGGTGTGGGGCAGTGGGACGGGCGGGGCGAGGGGGCGGCGGGGGAGCAGCAAAAAGGCTTTATGGCCGCGTAGGAGGGAGGCGAGGAGAGTTGCGGCGGTGAAGAGGACGAGGTCTTGACCGGGGCACTTCGCAGGACCGTGGCTGAAGGGAGCCAGCGCCCAGTTGTCTTTGTTGCGTCCGTCCAGCCACGCGTCGGGCTCGAACTGGTCGGCGTGGGGGAGGTGTTGGGCGTCGCGGTGGAAGAAGGAGCTGTAGTAGACGACACCGGTGTCGGCCGGGGTGGTGGTGCCGTTGTGCCAGGTGGT includes:
- a CDS encoding transposase, which encodes MGSNYKKRYTAEFKRDAIALVDSSGKTVTEVARELGVSPESLRGWYRQARIDRGQGQAGELTSDEREELKRLLKLAAEQARTIEVLRKATVFFAKESDR
- a CDS encoding IS3 family transposase; amino-acid sequence: MNEVYAFIEAEKTTHPVAFLCQLLKVARSSFYAWQAAAKARAAREAADDALAHEITMLHIASKGTYGAPRIHAELRRLGKRVNRKRIERVMRERGIAGHTRRRRRGLTRQAKRAVPAADLIGRDFTAHAPGTKLVGDITYITTGEGWLYLASWLDLATREVVGYSMADHHRATLVVDALKMAAGRGRLKPGCITHSDRGSEYTSDELCREIRQLNLRQSMGRTGSCYDNAAAESFFAVLKEEIGTRFWPDRATARAEIFSFIETFYNRRRLRKHPEWGYLTPLEIRQRHEQGHVLAA
- a CDS encoding helix-turn-helix domain-containing protein, whose protein sequence is MAAKLKSIAKEIDDLQKLKAKLEELQHHLGTGPLDETATPQSSEADIEVTKPTVPRARRPEAARPTKKAAAAGSAKKPRKAKQVKGKGRQKSPTRADRILGLLNEQPRTVSELTKLLAQEHPEHAAPETAVRNTLENSLVAKSLAHRSKQGRSVFYSRPAPEPESGIEAQEPDAVDVNEDVAPAPI
- a CDS encoding MMPL family transporter, translated to MFARLGRIVARRAWAVVLVSLTVAGVALFAASGVGDRLSYGGFIPSDAESNRAAVAVRERIGRGGADVVVLYRHQRRTVDDPAFRRAVEESLSAVPAGAGVSTMTYWSRELPLLVSRDRHATAVAVMLAGSDDTQRAHSYQRFRSALRADGYQLQYAGPTALVDEVSQRGLSDLEKAKFIGFPAVLLLLVMVFRSPVAAVLPVVIGGLSIGITLGCLVLLRDVVETSFTTLIAVTTLGLALDVDAALFVVGRFREELARRATVPDAVETTCATAGRTVFLSGVTMCGIAGGVFFFPIDALRAFGVGAALVIAVSVVLNVTALPAALFLLGHRINSMRVPWSRPGEARAGGGWARLARSVMNRPGHYLVGVLLVLAALTAPFFHIVLGVPDQRALPADASARMATDSLQHDFPVNGLNAIQVAVTVPERLDTPAGQRSLTAWASRVVALPDIGGGLIAAKSQHSAVVYFDSSGNLDAAGTRALVRDIRALPPPGKGKGEVLVGGVAAMALDTLEMLNRRLPWALLYITAFTFVFLLVALRSIVLPLKALVIGALSMSASFGALVWIFQDGHLLWLVNGSRTGYVDVVQPIVLLLLLAGVSMDYEFFLLSRIREHYDASGDNTAAVAQGLQQSGPVVSVAALVVLVVSAIFASNGVTTVKQVCVGMFIAIALEATLIRALLVPAVMRLLGRANWWLPGARKSRSQALSGPSGPTS